CGACGGGGTGCGGATCAGCGAACTGGCGGAGCGGACCGTTCGGTTGGGCCACCCGCAGGTGTGACGGAACACCGACGGGCCTCACCGGGCCATCTGCCCTGGTTACGCTTCCCGGATGACCATCCAAGACTTCGCCACGTACATCGCCGGCCTGCCCCGTGTGCTGGCCGGCGCCGCCGCGCTCTTCCGTGACGCCGACGGACGGATCCTGCTCGTCGAGCCCAACTACCGTGACGGCTGGGCACTTCCGGGCGGCACGATCGAGTCGGACGACGGGGAGACCCCACGCCAGGGCGCGCGCCGGGAGACCCTTGAGGAGATCGGCCTCGACCGTGAACCCGGCCGCCTGCTGGCTGTCGACTGGGTCCACATCGCGGGCCACCCGCCGCTGGTGGCGTATCTGTACGACGGTGGTGTGCTCGGCGAGGACGAGCTCAAGTCGATCAGGTTGCAGGAGGAGGAGCTGCTGTCGTGGCGGCTCGTGGCGCGCGAGGACCTCGCCGAGTACCTCCAGGGCTCCCTGGGCCGCCGGGTCCTGCACGCCCTCGACGTCCTGGCGGCGGGCGGGGGAACCGCGGAACTGGAGAACGGCAGCCGGGTGGCCTGACGCGCACCCCGGGAGGCGGGTTCAGCCCTGGACGTCCGGCGGCGTCACCTCGTCCGCCGCCCGCCGAGTGTCGTCGCGCTCGGCGACCCGGGCCTCTGTCCGGTGACCGCGCGTGATGCAGTCACGTACGACGAGTTCGACGGCGTCCTGAGGGTTCTCGACGCCTGCGAGCACCATGCCCTCGACGACGAGTCCGGCGTCGAGGGACACGGAGACCTCGGCTGCCATGGGGCGGACACCAACACCGGGCGCCTGTTCGTGCACCGGCCGTGGAGGACGGGCCTCGCGCCGATAACCGGTCGCCGACCCGAACCCCGGGACCTACCCTCGGCACCATGACCAAGCCCCTCGTCGCCGTGCTCAGCGGCGCCGGCATCTCGACCGATTCCGGCATCCCTGACTATCGGGGCCCGAGCGGCCTGTGGCGGCGCGATCCCGAGGCCGAGAAGCTCGTGACGTACGAGTACTACATGAGCGATCCCGAGATCCGGCGCCGTTCCTGGCGGATGCGGCGCGATAACGAGACCCTGCGGGCCGAGCCCAACGCCGCGCACCTGGCCGTGGCCGAGCTGGAGCGGGCCGGGGTGCCCGTGCGGGTGATCACGCAGAACGTGGACGGGCTGCACCAGCTCGCCGGGATGCCGGCTCGGAAGGTACTCGAACTGCACGGCACCGCAAGGGAGTTCGTGTGCACCGAGTGCCATGCGCGCGGTCCCATGGAGGACGCTCTCGCCCGGGTGGAGGCCGGTGAGGACGATCCGCCGTGTCTGACGTGCGGGGGGATTCTGAAGTCGGCGACGGTGATGTTCGGTCAGCGCCTCGACCCGGTCGTCCTCGGTGACGCCCTCGCCGTCACCAAGGCCTGCCAGGTGTTCATCGCCGTCGGAAGCAGCCTCCAGGTCCACCCCGCCGCCGGGCTCGTCGGTGTCGCCGCCGACCACGGCGCCCGGCTCGTCATCGTCAACGCCGAGCCGACCCCGTACGACGACCGGGCCGACGAGGTCGTACGGGAACCGATCGGCACGGCCCTGCCCCAACTGCTGCGCGGGCTGCGGGAGTTCGGGGCGGCCTAGGCGCACGGGGTTCACAGCGGCGGGGGCTCCGTGAGTCCTCCCGTCGTCTCGACGGGTGTGGACGTGATCGTCACCGTGGCGGTGGCCAGGCCGTTGCGGGTGGCGCGGACGGTGACGGGGCCCGCGGTGCGCGTCGTGCGTACGAAGACTCTGTTGATGCCCGCCTCCGTGCTGACGTACGACTGGAACACGCTGTACGGGACGCCCGGGTTGTGGCCGCCGAGCAGTTTCGCCGGGCCGGTGACCGTGAAGTCCACGCGAGCCTGGTCGGTGGGTACGCGGCGGCCCGCCGAGTCCACCGCCTCGACGTCGATCATCGCAACGTCGGTGCCGTCGGCCTTCAGACCGTCGGGTGAGACGTGTGCGGTGAGCCGGAGGGCGGCCGGTGTGCCAGTCGTCTGTTTCTGGGCGCGGGTCAGTTCGGTGCCGGCCGAGTCGTAGCCGACGGCTGTGATCGTGCCGGACTGCCAGGTGATGTTCGCGAAGGTGTGCAGGAAGTCGTACTGCGGGGCGGTGGACGTACCGACCGACCTGCCGTTGACCAGCAGGTCCACCCGGGCGACGCCCGCCGCCATGACGTACACCGGCTTCACCGTGCCGGACGGGTAGGTCCAGTGGCCGACGATGTGGAGGTCGGGGGTCGGGCTCTGCATGACGCGGTGGGTGTAGTAGGTCTCCTTGGGGATGCGCACCGCGTCGACGCGGCCGGAGAGGCGGCACGTCTCCCAGTTGTACTGGCGGCCGTGCTGGTTGGAGTCCGCCCAGGTCAGGGCCGCCGCTCCCGAGTAGCGTTGGTTGCCCGGCCCTTGGATGCGCTGGCTCCAGAACTCGTAGCGGTAGCTGGCGGCCACGGTCGCGGCGAAGTCCTCGGAGGTCCAGTGGTAGGTGACGTCGGGGCCGGTGACGTAGCCGAAGTCGGGTGGGGAGGCGGTGTCCCAGACACGGCGGGGGGCCTCGTCGCGGGTGAACTCGGACTCGATGAGGGGCATGCGGTCGCGGGCGTAGTCGCTGTAGTGGCGGTTGAGCATCGTGCCGATGTACTCGCACTGGTCGACGGCCGCCGTGCCGCCGTAGGCGGAGTTGTCGGAGGTGGCCCGGGAGCCGATCGCGCGCATGCCGCCGGGGTCCCAGGTCTGCTTCAGTGCGCGCATCTGCCGCTGGTGGTCGGCGGTCAGCCAGTTGTTGCCGGACTCCCAGAACAGGATGCTCGGGCTGTTGCGGAAGTAGATCATCACGTCCCGCATCGCGGCGAGGCGCTGGTCCCACTGCACGCCGGTGACGTCGGCCTCCTTGTCCCCGGCGGGCTGGACCGACACCAGCCCGTACCGGTCGGTCATCCGGATGTTCGCGGGCTGCGCGGCGAGGTGCATCCAGCGGATCAGGTTGGCGTTGCTCTCCCGGATGAGCCGGCCGTCGTGGTCGCGCAGCCACTCGGGTACGGCGTCGCCGAGCACCGCCCATTCGTTGGTGGCGCGCTGCGCGTAACCGGTGAGGAAGATCTGCCTGTCGTTGATGTACACGCCGCCGGTGCTCGCCCCGCCACGGAACTCGGCCTTCCGGAAGCCGGTGCGCACCGTGTACGTGTCCACGACCGTCGTCCCCTCCGCGAGTGTCAGCCGCACGGTGTAGAGGGCCGGATACGACGGCGACCAGAAGTTCAGCCTGCTGATCCGGCTGCCGACCTTGACGACATGGCTGGTACCGGCGGCCAGGGTGACCGTGGAGGCGGGCAGCGTGCCCACGGGCACGCCCTGCTCGTCGAGGACTTCGGCGGACACCGACAGCGTCCGGGACCGGTCCTCCTCGTTGCTGATCTGCGCCTCCGCGTTGATCGTCGCGGTGTGGCCGGAGACGTTGACGGCGGACGGGTAGACGTAGGTCCCCGTGGTGCCCAGGTTGCTGTGGAGCGGGAGCGTGAAGTGGGTCTTCGGGACGACGTGCAGGACGACGTTGCGGGTGAGGCCGCCGAAGGTGGGGTTGAAGTCCCGGGTGTCCCACTGGAAGGGCATCCCGGTAGCGGATTCCGGCCGCCACTTGGTGTTGTCCGCGCAGATCGCGAGCACGTTGTCGGCGCCGAACAGGACCTCGTCGGTGAGGTCGAAGCCGAAGGGTGTGACGCCGGCTTCGTAACTGCCGATCAGGACGCCGTTGAGGTGGACGGTGGCGGCCTGGCGGATGCCCTCCAGTTCCAGGATCACCTTGTGGCCCGCCTGCTCGACCGGTAACTGAAAGCGCTTGCGATACCAGGTCGGCTGCATCGCCACCGAGGACTCGCCCGAGCTGCCGATCCAGTTGTCGAAGGAGTCCACGTCGTTGTAGGTGTGCGGCGCGCTGACCACGGCCCACCCGGAGTCGTCGAACGTGGCGCGTTCGGCGCCGGCGACATTCGACCTGATGAACCGCCAGTCGAGATTCAGGCCGAAGGTCTGCCGCCCCACTGCTTCGACCTGCACCGCCGACGCCGTCCCGCCCGTCGGCAGGGCCACCGCACCCACACCCACGGCGGCCCCTTGCAGCACACGCCGTCTGCTCACACCACCGGATTCGGACGGCGTGGAACCTGCGGAACGGCTGGTGAACTCCATCGTCTACCGCCCTTCGAGGCGCGCGCCCATCGGCACACCCGCCCAGATCATTGCCATGAACGCGACAGAAAGCGCTTCACATCATGCGCCGGGGCGCGGCGGGCTACAAGGTGCGGGACGAAGGTGGAGGGGAGTACGGGGTGCGGGGCGAAGGCGCGGAGGAGTCAGAAGAGCGCCGGCCCCCGTTCGAAGTCCAGCAGTCGCTGCTTGCGCTCCAGGCCGCCCCCGTACCCGGTGAGGCTGCCGTCGGCGCCGACCACCCGGTGGCAGGGCACGATGATGCCGACCGGGTTCCTGCCGTTGGCGAGGCCCACGGCCCGGGACGCCTTCGGACTGCCGAGGGCGTGGGCGAGTTCGCCGTACGAGCGGGTCTCGCCGTACGGGATACGGCACAGCTGCTCCCAGACACTGCGCTGGAAGTCGGTTCCGGGCAGGCGGAGTTCGAGGGTGAACTCCTTCAACTCCCCCCGGAAGTAGGCCTCCAGCTGGTCGGCCGTTTCCCCGAAAGGCGTGTCGTCGCGGGCGCCGAAGTTCTCCTCGGGCGGACGGTGACGCTGGCCGACCATGTAGAGGCCGCAGAGGACCCCGTCGTCGGCCACGAGGGTGAGGGGGCCGTACGGGCTGTCGATGACCGTGTGCTGCCTCATTGCTGCTCCTGACGTCCTGATGCGGGAAGGAAGTTGATCGGGTGGCTGTCCGTCGCCCACAGGTACTGGACCGCGTACGCCCGCCACGGCCGCCAGGCTGCCGCGTGTGCGGTGAGCGCGGCCGGTGTCGACGGGAGGCCCAACTCCTTTGCCGCGCGGCGGATTCCGAGGTCCGTGGGGAGAAACGCGTCGGGGTCGCCGAGGGCACGCATCGCGATGACGTCGACGGTCCAGGGGCCGAAGCCGGGCAGGGCGAGGAGCCGGGCGCGGGCCTGGGGCCAGTCGCTCTCGACCCCCAGGTGAATTGTTCCGTCGGCGAGTTGACGGACAAGGGTGGTGAATGTGGTCCGCCGGGTGCGGGGCATGGCCAGGGACTCGGGGTCGAGGGCGGCCAGCGCCCGCGGGGTCGGGAAGAGGTGGGTGAGGCCGCCCTCCG
The DNA window shown above is from Streptomyces sp. NBC_01451 and carries:
- a CDS encoding NUDIX hydrolase yields the protein MTIQDFATYIAGLPRVLAGAAALFRDADGRILLVEPNYRDGWALPGGTIESDDGETPRQGARRETLEEIGLDREPGRLLAVDWVHIAGHPPLVAYLYDGGVLGEDELKSIRLQEEELLSWRLVAREDLAEYLQGSLGRRVLHALDVLAAGGGTAELENGSRVA
- a CDS encoding DUF2191 domain-containing protein: MAAEVSVSLDAGLVVEGMVLAGVENPQDAVELVVRDCITRGHRTEARVAERDDTRRAADEVTPPDVQG
- a CDS encoding SIR2 family NAD-dependent protein deacylase yields the protein MTKPLVAVLSGAGISTDSGIPDYRGPSGLWRRDPEAEKLVTYEYYMSDPEIRRRSWRMRRDNETLRAEPNAAHLAVAELERAGVPVRVITQNVDGLHQLAGMPARKVLELHGTAREFVCTECHARGPMEDALARVEAGEDDPPCLTCGGILKSATVMFGQRLDPVVLGDALAVTKACQVFIAVGSSLQVHPAAGLVGVAADHGARLVIVNAEPTPYDDRADEVVREPIGTALPQLLRGLREFGAA
- a CDS encoding glycoside hydrolase family 2 protein, translated to MSRRRVLQGAAVGVGAVALPTGGTASAVQVEAVGRQTFGLNLDWRFIRSNVAGAERATFDDSGWAVVSAPHTYNDVDSFDNWIGSSGESSVAMQPTWYRKRFQLPVEQAGHKVILELEGIRQAATVHLNGVLIGSYEAGVTPFGFDLTDEVLFGADNVLAICADNTKWRPESATGMPFQWDTRDFNPTFGGLTRNVVLHVVPKTHFTLPLHSNLGTTGTYVYPSAVNVSGHTATINAEAQISNEEDRSRTLSVSAEVLDEQGVPVGTLPASTVTLAAGTSHVVKVGSRISRLNFWSPSYPALYTVRLTLAEGTTVVDTYTVRTGFRKAEFRGGASTGGVYINDRQIFLTGYAQRATNEWAVLGDAVPEWLRDHDGRLIRESNANLIRWMHLAAQPANIRMTDRYGLVSVQPAGDKEADVTGVQWDQRLAAMRDVMIYFRNSPSILFWESGNNWLTADHQRQMRALKQTWDPGGMRAIGSRATSDNSAYGGTAAVDQCEYIGTMLNRHYSDYARDRMPLIESEFTRDEAPRRVWDTASPPDFGYVTGPDVTYHWTSEDFAATVAASYRYEFWSQRIQGPGNQRYSGAAALTWADSNQHGRQYNWETCRLSGRVDAVRIPKETYYTHRVMQSPTPDLHIVGHWTYPSGTVKPVYVMAAGVARVDLLVNGRSVGTSTAPQYDFLHTFANITWQSGTITAVGYDSAGTELTRAQKQTTGTPAALRLTAHVSPDGLKADGTDVAMIDVEAVDSAGRRVPTDQARVDFTVTGPAKLLGGHNPGVPYSVFQSYVSTEAGINRVFVRTTRTAGPVTVRATRNGLATATVTITSTPVETTGGLTEPPPL
- a CDS encoding methylated-DNA--[protein]-cysteine S-methyltransferase; the protein is MRQHTVIDSPYGPLTLVADDGVLCGLYMVGQRHRPPEENFGARDDTPFGETADQLEAYFRGELKEFTLELRLPGTDFQRSVWEQLCRIPYGETRSYGELAHALGSPKASRAVGLANGRNPVGIIVPCHRVVGADGSLTGYGGGLERKQRLLDFERGPALF